From a region of the Erythrobacter neustonensis genome:
- the accB gene encoding acetyl-CoA carboxylase biotin carboxyl carrier protein, with translation MSNDEGQDKHSATRKSGGMNIDTALVRELAELLNETGLTEIEVEDDDRKIRVSRGAVAAAAPVYAAAPAPAAAAAPAAAAPAPAEPAAPAGPDMTNAVKSPMVGTCYLTPEPGAAPFISVGQAVKEGDTLLIVEAMKVMNPITAPRAGTVTAILIESAQPVEFDQPLVVIS, from the coding sequence ATGTCGAACGACGAGGGACAGGACAAGCACTCGGCAACGCGCAAGTCGGGGGGCATGAACATCGACACCGCACTGGTGCGCGAGCTCGCAGAACTGCTCAACGAAACCGGCCTCACCGAAATCGAGGTCGAGGACGATGATCGCAAGATCCGTGTGTCGCGCGGCGCTGTCGCCGCTGCCGCGCCGGTCTATGCCGCAGCGCCCGCTCCTGCCGCCGCAGCAGCGCCGGCTGCCGCCGCTCCCGCTCCGGCAGAGCCTGCCGCACCCGCTGGCCCCGACATGACCAATGCGGTCAAATCGCCGATGGTCGGCACCTGCTATCTCACCCCCGAACCGGGCGCAGCGCCGTTCATTTCGGTGGGCCAGGCGGTCAAGGAAGGCGACACGCTGCTGATCGTCGAAGCGATGAAGGTGATGAACCCGATCACCGCACCGCGCGCCGGCACCGTCACCGCGATCCTGATCGAGAGCGCGCAGCCGGTCGAATTCGACCAGCCTCTGGTGGTGATCTCGTAA
- a CDS encoding type II 3-dehydroquinate dehydratase gives MTNLVYVLNGPNLNLLGTREPEIYGTTTLDDIAGMLEDRARDLGLEIEMRQTNHEGMLVDWLHEAQAEGARAVLLNAAAYTHTSIALLDAIKAIRTPVIEVHLSDPKTRESFRHTSYVGMAAAMTVEGHGADSYRIALEAVASGAV, from the coding sequence ATGACCAACCTCGTATATGTCCTCAACGGCCCCAACCTCAATCTTCTCGGCACGCGTGAGCCGGAGATTTACGGCACCACCACGCTCGATGATATCGCCGGGATGCTCGAAGACCGCGCGCGCGATCTGGGTCTCGAAATCGAGATGCGCCAGACCAATCACGAAGGGATGCTGGTCGATTGGCTGCACGAGGCACAAGCCGAAGGCGCGCGCGCAGTGCTGCTCAATGCGGCCGCCTATACCCACACCTCGATCGCGCTGCTCGATGCGATAAAGGCGATCCGCACACCGGTGATCGAGGTGCATCTGTCCGATCCCAAAACCCGCGAAAGCTTCCGGCACACATCCTATGTCGGCATGGCGGCGGCGATGACAGTCGAGGGGCATGGCGCGGATTCATACCGCATCGCGCTCGAAGCCGTAGCGTCCGGCGCGGTCTGA
- a CDS encoding holin family protein encodes MALVDILIGPIASIIDKIIPDKEAQARAELELIALQGTQDMQMIETQLKAIVAEANSADPWTSRARPSFLYVMYILLLAALPMGVLSAFSPAAAQDIAAGMNAYLAGLPEPLYALFGTGYLGYTAARQWGKAKGTDR; translated from the coding sequence ATGGCCCTCGTCGACATTCTCATCGGCCCCATCGCCTCGATCATCGATAAGATCATCCCCGACAAGGAAGCGCAGGCGCGTGCCGAGCTTGAACTGATCGCGCTGCAGGGCACGCAGGACATGCAGATGATCGAGACGCAATTGAAGGCGATCGTCGCGGAAGCCAATTCCGCCGACCCTTGGACCAGCCGCGCACGGCCCAGCTTTTTGTATGTGATGTATATACTGCTGCTCGCCGCACTGCCAATGGGGGTGCTCTCCGCCTTCAGCCCCGCCGCCGCGCAGGATATCGCGGCGGGCATGAACGCCTATCTCGCCGGCCTGCCCGAACCGCTCTATGCGCTCTTCGGCACCGGCTACCTCGGCTACACCGCCGCGCGCCAGTGGGGGAAGGCCAAGGGCACCGACAGGTAG
- a CDS encoding HpcH/HpaI aldolase/citrate lyase family protein: protein MLPTAPALPKMRSWLFAPGDSEKKMGKAIAGAADIALLDLEDSVALENKPAARALVAETIKASDNRARLWVRINPVSTADCIADLVAVMPAQPGGVFLPKAEGAADVTRLHHYLTALEAANGIVQGRTLIAALVTETAAAMFKTGDYAGDYPGRERLVAMSWGAEDLSSALGAREQRGPDGEYAHTYEMARSLCLIGAAAAGVAPIETVQPEFRDLDALGARARRVRAQGFAGMLAIHPAQVDPINAAFTASAEELAHARAVVQAFADHPGAGVVALDGAMLDRPHLVLAQRLLADAER, encoded by the coding sequence ATGCTGCCCACCGCGCCCGCCCTGCCCAAGATGCGTTCATGGCTGTTTGCGCCAGGCGACAGCGAAAAGAAGATGGGCAAGGCAATCGCCGGCGCCGCAGATATCGCGCTGCTGGACCTCGAAGATTCGGTTGCTCTGGAAAACAAGCCCGCCGCGCGTGCGCTGGTGGCCGAGACGATCAAAGCGTCGGACAACCGCGCGCGGTTGTGGGTGCGGATCAATCCGGTTTCGACCGCGGACTGCATCGCCGATCTGGTCGCGGTGATGCCCGCGCAGCCCGGCGGCGTGTTCCTGCCCAAGGCCGAAGGCGCAGCCGATGTGACGCGGCTGCACCACTATCTCACCGCGCTGGAAGCGGCGAACGGGATCGTGCAGGGGCGCACCCTGATTGCCGCGCTGGTCACCGAGACTGCGGCGGCGATGTTCAAGACCGGCGATTATGCCGGCGACTATCCGGGGCGCGAGCGGCTGGTGGCGATGAGCTGGGGGGCCGAAGACCTGTCCTCGGCATTGGGCGCACGCGAACAGCGCGGCCCCGACGGAGAATATGCACACACCTACGAAATGGCGCGCAGCCTGTGCCTGATCGGGGCCGCCGCGGCAGGGGTTGCCCCGATCGAAACCGTGCAACCCGAGTTTCGCGATCTCGACGCGCTGGGAGCGCGCGCGCGGCGGGTGCGGGCGCAGGGGTTTGCCGGAATGCTGGCGATCCACCCGGCGCAGGTCGATCCGATCAATGCCGCGTTCACCGCCAGCGCCGAGGAACTCGCCCACGCGCGCGCGGTGGTGCAGGCCTTTGCCGATCATCCCGGCGCGGGCGTGGTCGCGCTGGACGGCGCCATGCTCGACCGCCCGCATCTGGTGCTGGCACAGCGCCTGCTTGCCGACGCAGAGAGGTAA
- a CDS encoding (2Fe-2S)-binding protein — protein sequence MAIAFSVNGKPVSVAVDDDTPLLWVLRDELKLTGTKFGCGIAACGACSVHIDGAIGRSCSIPVSELAGKAVTTIEGLKGTDGTLHKVQAAWIDAQVPQCGYCQSGQIMAAAALIEAVGTPTDAQIDEAMTNICRCGTYPRIRQAILAATGAAAAAPGAARTGEA from the coding sequence GTGGCCATAGCATTTTCCGTCAACGGCAAGCCGGTCAGCGTCGCGGTCGACGACGATACGCCGCTGCTCTGGGTGCTGCGTGACGAGCTCAAGCTGACCGGCACCAAGTTCGGCTGCGGCATCGCCGCGTGCGGAGCGTGCTCCGTGCATATCGATGGGGCGATCGGCCGGTCGTGCAGCATTCCGGTGAGCGAGCTTGCAGGCAAGGCGGTGACCACGATCGAAGGGTTGAAGGGCACCGACGGCACGCTGCACAAGGTGCAGGCGGCTTGGATCGACGCGCAGGTGCCGCAATGCGGATACTGCCAGTCGGGCCAGATCATGGCGGCCGCCGCTTTGATCGAGGCTGTGGGCACGCCGACCGATGCGCAGATCGACGAGGCGATGACCAATATCTGCCGCTGCGGCACCTATCCGCGCATTCGCCAGGCGATCCTCGCGGCCACCGGCGCGGCAGCCGCAGCGCCCGGTGCGGCCCGGACGGGAGAGGCATAA
- a CDS encoding xanthine dehydrogenase family protein molybdopterin-binding subunit, protein MADNPTPHLDYPEAESAAPAPKRKGIKRRIFLAGSALVVGGGIFGVWWSGNSASARARALTVGKGEHGFATFLKIAEDDTVTVYSPHIDFGQGSHTALGQMLADELDADWEKVRIEQAPADPAFANDALAKGFLPTMTGEAVAGLLPDAVIGMMARSMPLQITGGSSAVRFTGEVGMRRTGAAVRAALVAEAAERLGVPEAELTTANSRVTHAASGRALRYGELAAGAAERSLSGDPPLKTRDQWTLIGTDVPRRDIPAKVDGSAVYGIDFTLPDMRIAAIAAAPVRGGTLQSVDAAPALAVRGVEKVVTLDDAVIVVANGYWPATKGLAALSPQFTDGGHASVSTAAIYGAQAKLMDGGKADNAAGDGDVEAAFGAAGAKLVEAEYRVPFLHHAMMEPFALTGHFKDGTLHMWGGLQDPLSTRVRAAKAAGLEVGNVVFHPMIMGGGFGRRFPDVTEIIDQVALLAKQVPYPVKLIWSREQEVTHGTYRPQSSARMKAVLDDGRITALRMDYAQSGNAEGEVPFIYAIPATSRRHFAYQSNQVDGPWRSVNATQIGFYTESFMDELAQAAGEDPYQFRRRHLAPGSRHLRVLDEVARRAGWNTPLPEGVGRGIAIVESFDTIVAEVVEATLKDDGTPRVVRAFAVVDCGTTINPRNAEAQISGGLIMGLSSALGEAITLDKGAVVQSNFADYPILKLADAPPQVDVHFIESGAKTGGIGEPGLPPASPALANALAALTGKRVRNLPVLTQASA, encoded by the coding sequence ATGGCCGACAATCCGACCCCGCATCTCGACTATCCCGAGGCAGAGAGCGCTGCGCCCGCACCAAAGCGCAAGGGGATCAAGCGCCGCATCTTCCTGGCCGGTTCGGCGCTGGTGGTGGGCGGCGGGATCTTCGGCGTGTGGTGGTCGGGCAATTCGGCCAGCGCGCGGGCGCGGGCGCTGACCGTGGGCAAGGGCGAGCATGGTTTTGCCACCTTCCTCAAGATCGCCGAGGATGACACCGTCACGGTCTATTCGCCGCACATCGATTTCGGACAGGGCTCGCACACCGCGCTTGGCCAGATGCTCGCGGACGAGCTTGACGCCGACTGGGAAAAGGTGCGGATCGAACAGGCCCCGGCCGATCCGGCTTTCGCCAATGATGCGCTGGCCAAGGGCTTCCTGCCGACGATGACGGGAGAGGCCGTGGCCGGGCTGTTGCCCGACGCAGTGATCGGGATGATGGCGCGTTCGATGCCGCTCCAGATTACGGGCGGATCCTCCGCGGTGCGCTTTACCGGGGAGGTCGGGATGCGGCGCACGGGCGCAGCGGTGCGTGCGGCGCTGGTGGCCGAGGCCGCCGAACGGCTGGGCGTTCCCGAAGCCGAACTGACCACCGCGAACAGCCGCGTCACGCACGCCGCCTCGGGCCGCGCGCTGCGCTATGGCGAGTTGGCGGCGGGCGCAGCCGAGCGGTCGCTCAGCGGTGATCCGCCGCTCAAGACGCGTGATCAATGGACGCTGATCGGCACGGACGTGCCCCGCCGCGATATTCCCGCCAAGGTCGATGGCAGCGCGGTTTACGGGATCGACTTCACGCTCCCCGACATGCGGATTGCCGCGATTGCTGCCGCTCCGGTGCGCGGCGGCACGCTGCAATCGGTCGATGCCGCGCCCGCGCTGGCGGTCAGGGGGGTGGAAAAGGTCGTCACGCTCGACGATGCGGTGATCGTGGTTGCCAACGGCTATTGGCCCGCGACCAAGGGGCTGGCGGCGCTGTCCCCGCAATTCACCGATGGCGGGCATGCCAGCGTCTCCACCGCAGCGATCTACGGCGCGCAGGCCAAACTGATGGATGGCGGCAAGGCCGACAACGCGGCGGGTGACGGCGATGTCGAGGCGGCGTTCGGCGCTGCGGGCGCGAAGCTGGTCGAGGCGGAATACCGCGTGCCGTTCCTGCACCATGCGATGATGGAGCCCTTCGCGCTCACCGGCCATTTCAAGGATGGCACGCTGCACATGTGGGGAGGATTGCAGGACCCGCTCAGCACCCGCGTACGCGCCGCCAAGGCCGCCGGGCTGGAGGTGGGCAACGTCGTCTTCCACCCGATGATCATGGGGGGCGGCTTTGGCCGGCGCTTCCCCGATGTGACCGAAATCATCGATCAGGTCGCGTTGCTGGCAAAACAGGTGCCATACCCGGTCAAGCTGATCTGGAGCCGCGAGCAGGAAGTCACCCACGGCACCTATCGCCCGCAATCCTCGGCGCGGATGAAGGCGGTGCTGGACGATGGCCGCATCACCGCCCTGCGCATGGATTACGCGCAAAGCGGCAATGCCGAGGGCGAGGTCCCCTTCATCTACGCCATCCCGGCCACTTCGCGGCGGCATTTCGCCTATCAGTCGAACCAGGTCGACGGGCCGTGGCGATCGGTCAATGCGACGCAGATCGGATTCTACACCGAAAGCTTCATGGACGAGCTCGCCCAGGCAGCGGGCGAGGACCCCTACCAGTTCCGGCGCAGGCATCTGGCACCTGGCTCGCGGCATCTCAGGGTGCTGGACGAAGTCGCCAGGCGCGCCGGCTGGAACACGCCGCTGCCCGAAGGCGTGGGCCGCGGCATCGCGATCGTCGAAAGCTTCGATACGATCGTGGCCGAGGTGGTCGAAGCGACCCTCAAGGACGACGGCACCCCCAGGGTGGTCCGCGCCTTTGCGGTGGTCGATTGCGGCACGACGATCAATCCGCGCAACGCCGAAGCGCAGATTTCGGGCGGTCTGATCATGGGGCTGTCCTCCGCATTGGGCGAAGCGATCACGCTCGACAAGGGTGCGGTGGTGCAGAGCAACTTTGCCGATTACCCGATTCTCAAGCTTGCCGATGCCCCGCCGCAGGTCGATGTCCACTTCATCGAAAGCGGAGCGAAGACCGGCGGGATCGGCGAGCCGGGCCTGCCGCCCGCCAGCCCCGCGCTCGCTAACGCATTGGCCGCGCTGACGGGCAAGCGGGTGCGCAACCTGCCAGTGCTGACGCAGGCCAGCGCTTGA
- a CDS encoding nucleotidyltransferase family protein — MTGGAPLDGWAALVLAGGAGRRFGGGKLSADLAGVPVIRRVTDRARSAGFADVVVVTGADEAAVRAALEGAACRIIAAADWAEGMAATLRMGIAALAPGMQGVCVFLGDMPSVPEGICTNLAQAALDNGYAARPRHDGKPGHPVAFTRAAFADLQALTGDEGAAALFRAHPERVDYCDTDDAGVLLDIDTPDDLARIAAACAA, encoded by the coding sequence TTGACCGGCGGCGCACCGCTCGACGGCTGGGCCGCGCTGGTGCTCGCCGGCGGAGCGGGGCGGCGCTTTGGCGGGGGCAAGCTTTCTGCCGATCTTGCCGGCGTGCCGGTGATCCGCCGCGTGACGGATCGCGCCCGCAGCGCAGGCTTTGCCGATGTGGTGGTGGTGACCGGCGCCGACGAGGCTGCGGTGCGCGCGGCGCTCGAAGGTGCGGCATGCCGGATCATCGCGGCAGCGGACTGGGCCGAAGGCATGGCAGCCACCTTGCGGATGGGAATCGCCGCGCTCGCGCCCGGCATGCAGGGCGTGTGCGTATTTCTGGGCGACATGCCGTCGGTGCCCGAAGGTATTTGCACGAACCTTGCCCAAGCCGCGCTCGACAACGGCTATGCCGCGCGCCCGCGCCATGACGGCAAGCCCGGGCATCCGGTCGCTTTCACCCGCGCAGCCTTTGCCGATTTGCAGGCGCTGACAGGCGACGAAGGCGCCGCCGCATTGTTCAGGGCGCACCCCGAACGGGTGGACTATTGTGATACCGATGATGCGGGCGTGCTGCTCGATATCGATACGCCGGATGATCTGGCGCGAATCGCGGCAGCCTGCGCGGCCTGA
- a CDS encoding XdhC family protein — translation MIPRQLSAALDDIRQALVAMPALPPRLAIATLVEVDGSAPRDVGAQMLITPDAQWGFLSGGCIEDDVAQHGRAVLAEGAPRLLRYGEGSPWFDIRLACGSGISVLVEPVAADDPALAVLCDSWRARYPVMWRSDGKARSIAACSDPARDEWDGARYTRFYPPPLRLVLIGEDGAALTAAHLAQTMGWEVVLVSPGGPEAAPLPGLAYHRGDPAAALAAIAPDRWTAIAVLSHDREDDERGLAAALQSSAFYVGAIGARARLEGRIARLAGHGVGEADIARLNAPIGLAGFAKTPRDVALSLVAEVAQAAQAAAIRARSSGVSISSSTPASSVSQ, via the coding sequence ATGATCCCCCGCCAACTTTCCGCCGCGCTCGACGATATTCGTCAGGCGCTCGTCGCCATGCCTGCGCTGCCGCCGCGCCTCGCAATCGCGACGCTGGTCGAGGTCGACGGTTCGGCCCCGCGCGATGTCGGCGCGCAGATGCTGATCACGCCCGATGCGCAGTGGGGTTTCCTGTCGGGTGGGTGCATCGAGGATGATGTCGCGCAGCACGGGCGCGCGGTGCTGGCCGAAGGCGCGCCGCGGCTGCTGCGTTATGGCGAAGGCAGCCCGTGGTTCGATATCAGGCTGGCCTGCGGATCGGGAATAAGCGTGCTGGTCGAACCGGTGGCCGCCGATGATCCCGCGCTGGCGGTGCTGTGCGATAGCTGGCGGGCGCGGTATCCGGTGATGTGGAGGAGCGACGGCAAGGCGCGCAGCATCGCTGCTTGCAGCGATCCCGCCCGCGATGAGTGGGACGGGGCGCGTTACACGCGGTTCTATCCCCCACCTTTGCGGCTGGTTCTGATCGGCGAGGATGGCGCGGCGCTGACGGCGGCCCACCTTGCGCAGACGATGGGCTGGGAGGTTGTGCTGGTGTCCCCCGGCGGGCCCGAGGCTGCGCCTCTGCCGGGACTTGCCTATCATCGCGGCGATCCTGCCGCCGCGCTCGCCGCCATCGCACCCGACCGGTGGACGGCAATCGCAGTGCTATCGCACGACCGCGAGGATGACGAGCGCGGCCTGGCCGCTGCGCTGCAATCATCGGCGTTTTATGTCGGCGCAATCGGCGCGCGCGCGCGGCTGGAGGGGCGGATCGCGCGGCTTGCGGGTCACGGGGTCGGCGAAGCGGACATTGCCCGGCTCAACGCGCCGATCGGTCTGGCGGGCTTTGCCAAGACACCGCGCGATGTCGCGCTGTCGCTGGTCGCCGAGGTCGCTCAGGCCGCGCAGGCTGCCGCGATTCGCGCCAGATCATCCGGCGTATCGATATCGAGCAGCACGCCCGCATCATCGGTATCACAATAG
- the yajC gene encoding preprotein translocase subunit YajC, translating to MTIDLLAAAGAGASSGTALLMNIVPIVGMIAIFWFLIINPQMKKQKQHQEKVAAVKKGDQVITAGGLLGKVIKVDETYVELELGANVRVKAVKATLGDIITPGGAPAND from the coding sequence ATGACAATCGACCTTCTTGCTGCCGCCGGGGCGGGCGCCTCTTCGGGTACCGCGCTGCTGATGAACATCGTGCCGATCGTCGGCATGATCGCGATCTTCTGGTTCCTGATCATCAATCCGCAGATGAAAAAGCAGAAGCAGCACCAGGAAAAGGTCGCCGCCGTCAAAAAGGGCGATCAGGTGATCACTGCCGGCGGTCTTCTGGGCAAGGTGATCAAGGTCGACGAAACCTATGTCGAGCTTGAGCTTGGCGCCAATGTCCGCGTCAAGGCGGTCAAGGCGACGCTGGGCGACATCATCACGCCCGGCGGCGCGCCCGCCAACGATTGA
- the secD gene encoding protein translocase subunit SecD: MLDFPLWKKLSLWAVTLAASLLALPSLFNVAGLDWPASLPRPEVNLGLDLAGGSHLLLEAKASDVRAQRLDNMEETVRQLMRGATPRIRIGDVSTAGGQLSFMLENAADIDRARGLIEPVMQGQTTVREWELNVVDGQRMVLSQTDAGVAQAIDDAMDSATEVVRRRIDELGTREPTIIRQGDTRIVVQVPGLQDPDALKNLLGQTAQLEFKLVDLNALPSNVQAGIAPAGSQIVPYADGQSGAIAVRRLGGIRGDNLTGAQASRDQQTNESIVSISFDAQGGAKFAKLTTENVGKPFAIILDGKVLSAPNINEPIIGGRAQISGSFTPESANNLAISLRSGALPVPLAVVEERTVGPDLGADSIRKGLLAMGIGSLAVIALMVATYGRFGIYATVALVFNVLMLLGLMALGGFTLTLPGIAGFVITIGAAVDANVLINERIREERARGRKVVAAVETGYKEASRAIWDANLTNVISGVALFAFGSGPIKGFAVVLVIGIVTSVFTGVTLTRMFVAGWLRKARPNDINI, from the coding sequence ATGCTCGACTTTCCCCTCTGGAAAAAGCTGTCGCTGTGGGCGGTGACGCTGGCAGCCTCGCTGCTCGCGCTGCCATCCCTGTTCAATGTCGCGGGGCTCGATTGGCCCGCGTCGCTGCCGCGCCCCGAAGTCAATCTCGGGCTTGACCTTGCCGGCGGCTCGCACTTGCTGCTCGAAGCCAAGGCGAGCGACGTGCGCGCGCAGCGGCTCGACAACATGGAAGAAACCGTGCGTCAGCTCATGCGCGGCGCGACCCCGCGGATCCGCATCGGCGATGTCTCGACCGCGGGCGGGCAATTGTCCTTCATGCTCGAAAACGCCGCCGATATCGACCGCGCACGCGGGCTGATCGAACCGGTGATGCAGGGCCAGACCACCGTGCGCGAATGGGAATTGAACGTGGTCGATGGCCAGCGCATGGTGCTCAGCCAGACCGACGCGGGCGTCGCGCAGGCGATCGACGATGCGATGGACAGCGCCACCGAAGTCGTGCGCCGCCGGATCGACGAACTGGGCACGCGCGAGCCGACGATCATCCGACAGGGCGACACGCGGATCGTGGTGCAGGTGCCCGGCCTGCAGGACCCCGACGCGCTCAAGAACCTGCTCGGCCAGACCGCGCAGCTCGAATTCAAGCTGGTCGATTTGAACGCACTGCCCAGCAACGTGCAGGCAGGCATCGCGCCTGCCGGTAGCCAGATCGTCCCCTATGCCGACGGGCAAAGCGGCGCGATCGCGGTGCGCAGGCTTGGCGGGATTCGCGGTGACAACCTCACCGGCGCACAGGCGAGCCGCGACCAGCAGACCAACGAAAGCATCGTCTCGATCTCGTTCGATGCGCAGGGCGGGGCCAAGTTTGCCAAGCTCACCACCGAAAATGTCGGCAAGCCCTTCGCGATCATCCTCGATGGCAAGGTGCTATCGGCGCCCAACATCAACGAACCGATCATCGGCGGGCGCGCGCAGATTTCCGGCAGCTTTACGCCGGAAAGCGCGAACAATCTCGCGATCTCGCTGCGTTCGGGCGCCTTGCCCGTGCCGCTTGCGGTGGTCGAAGAACGCACCGTCGGCCCCGATCTCGGCGCGGATTCTATCCGCAAGGGGTTGCTCGCGATGGGCATCGGCAGCCTTGCGGTGATCGCGCTGATGGTGGCGACCTATGGCCGCTTCGGCATCTACGCCACGGTCGCGCTGGTCTTCAACGTGCTGATGCTGCTGGGGCTGATGGCGCTGGGCGGGTTCACGCTGACGCTGCCGGGGATCGCGGGCTTCGTCATCACGATCGGGGCGGCGGTCGATGCCAACGTGCTGATCAACGAACGCATCCGCGAAGAACGCGCGCGCGGCCGCAAGGTCGTTGCCGCGGTCGAGACCGGCTACAAGGAAGCCAGCCGCGCGATCTGGGACGCGAACCTCACCAACGTCATTTCGGGCGTTGCGCTGTTCGCGTTCGGGTCGGGCCCGATCAAGGGCTTTGCGGTGGTGCTGGTGATCGGCATCGTCACCTCGGTCTTCACCGGGGTCACGCTGACCCGCATGTTCGTCGCCGGGTGGCTGCGCAAGGCGCGCCCCAACGACATCAATATCTGA
- the secF gene encoding protein translocase subunit SecF, which produces MKLLKLVPDNTNIKFLKLRVPFFVLSIVLIVGSWIAVAVNGLNFGVDFAGGQEVRITFQEQQTAPIAPLRELVGGLGYGEPVVQEFGAPNQVSIRVALPEGAEDTPGAATAIGDRVIATITEAYPDARKDGNDTVSGKVAGEFRDQAMLALLAAMAAVSLYIWIRFEWQFGVGAMFALVHDVSVTVGLFALTQMEFSLQIVAAILAIIGYSLNDTIVVYDRIRENMKKYRKMPMFELLDLSVNETLARTVMTSLTLFIALIPLLFLGPESLFGMVAAITTGLFIGTYSSIYMAGPLLIWMGVTSNSFVQTESAVDRQEKLARGEG; this is translated from the coding sequence ATGAAACTTCTGAAGCTCGTCCCCGACAACACCAATATCAAGTTCCTGAAACTGCGTGTGCCGTTCTTCGTGCTCAGCATCGTGCTGATCGTGGGGAGCTGGATCGCGGTGGCCGTCAACGGCCTCAACTTCGGGGTCGATTTTGCCGGTGGACAGGAAGTGCGCATCACCTTCCAGGAACAGCAGACCGCACCCATCGCGCCGTTGCGCGAACTGGTCGGCGGGCTGGGTTACGGCGAACCCGTGGTGCAGGAATTCGGCGCGCCCAACCAGGTGTCGATCCGCGTCGCGCTGCCCGAAGGGGCCGAGGATACCCCGGGCGCAGCAACCGCGATCGGCGACCGCGTGATCGCAACGATCACCGAGGCCTATCCCGACGCGCGCAAGGACGGCAACGACACCGTTTCGGGCAAGGTCGCGGGCGAATTCCGCGATCAGGCGATGCTGGCGCTGCTCGCGGCGATGGCAGCGGTTTCGCTCTACATCTGGATACGCTTCGAATGGCAGTTCGGTGTTGGCGCGATGTTCGCGCTGGTGCACGACGTGTCGGTCACGGTGGGCCTGTTCGCGCTGACCCAGATGGAGTTCAGCCTGCAGATCGTCGCCGCGATTCTCGCGATTATCGGCTATTCGTTGAACGATACGATCGTGGTCTATGACCGCATCCGCGAGAACATGAAGAAGTATCGCAAGATGCCGATGTTCGAACTGCTCGACCTGTCGGTCAACGAGACGCTGGCGCGCACCGTGATGACCTCGCTGACGCTGTTCATCGCGCTGATCCCGCTCTTGTTCCTCGGGCCGGAAAGCCTGTTCGGCATGGTTGCGGCGATCACCACGGGCCTGTTCATCGGCACCTATTCGTCGATCTACATGGCCGGGCCGCTGCTGATCTGGATGGGGGTGACCTCGAACAGCTTCGTGCAGACCGAAAGCGCGGTCGACCGCCAGGAAAAGCTCGCACGCGGCGAAGGCTGA